A section of the Pleuronectes platessa chromosome 7, fPlePla1.1, whole genome shotgun sequence genome encodes:
- the LOC128444115 gene encoding lipase maturation factor 2, whose product MWRLALLSCLYGNDGLLPARWQLPYSGKTLNEQLLSSPTLLWLGPRLGLDTHTAMELLCLIGAALSLAAMLVEALRDSVVFFCLWALYLSMYQVGQVFLYFQWDNLLLETGFLCILVAPLTIIRGSRGVREHDHVTFWLTRWLLFRLMFASGVVKLTSRCPTWWGLTALTYHYETQCIPTPLAWFAHHLPVWWQKFSVVGTFVIEIAAPFLFFSPLRRLRLGSFYLQVLLQVLIVLSGNYNFFNLLTLALSLSLLDDQHVLFWLRRADTTDNNKSRLWAWLCYLVELAVWSLIVFGSIICFDLKMDTAKNAISSRTAITFHQFNQFLKTVTIPSIWIGVLSLTWEMITAMFRCACVSGFLKRFCGTVQWTVLAAAAAAAMFTVSLVPYTYMERDSHARLWPGVRRTYELVDRYQLVNSYGLFRRMTGVGGRPEVVIEGSHDGITWMEIEFMYKPGNLSAPPAMVTPHQPRLDWQMWFAALGPHTQAPWFTSLMYRLLQGKRDVIELIQTDVSQYPFHQQPPAYVRAHRYRYWFTQPKADGSYPERWWRRVYDEEFYPTVHLGHTALESMLNQHGLKDKSPARPMSNRTAAKGVRWVRSQVRGVPAHILIWTLIACSATLCLLQGLLKGNKGTPLTHEAAATVNGHTGNSDDHKKEEEDEEEEHSEEEKDHVGDDEEGEEEEEEEEEEEEEEKDEEDDKEKDEIVPKEKI is encoded by the exons ATGTGGCGTTTGGCTCTGCTAAGCT gTCTGTATGGTAACGACGGGCTGTTGCCGGCTCGTTGGCAGCTGCCGTACAGCGGCAAGACCCTGAACGAGCAGCTGCTGTCCTCTCCCACTCTGCTGTGGCTCGGACCTCGGCTCGGCCTGGACACGCACACTGCCATGGAGCTGCTGTGTCTCATCGGGGCGGCGCTGAGCCTCGCCGCCATGCTGGTGGAGGCCCTGCGAGACAGCGTGGTTTTCTTCTGCCTCTGGGCCTTGTACCTGTCCATGTACCAG GTGGGCCAGGTGTTCCTCTACTTCCAGTG GGACAACCTGCTCCTGGAGACCGGGTTCCTCTGTATCCTCGTTGCTCCACTGACAATAATCAGAGGGTCACGAGGGGTCAGGGAGCACGATCACGTGACCTTCTGGCTGACCCGCTGGCTTCTCTTCCGGCTCATGTTTGCCTCTGGTGTGGTTAAGCTCACTTCACGCTGTCCCACGTGGTGGGGCCTGACAG CTTTGACCTATCACTATGAGACTCAGTGTATTCCCACTCCTCTGGCCTGGTTTGCTCACCATTTGCCCGTGTGGTGGCAGAAGttcagcgtggtgggaacatttGTCATCGAGATCGCTGCACCTTTTTTGTTCTTCAGTCCTCTACGTCGGCTCAGACTCGGCTCTTTTTACTTGCAG gtgctgctgcaggtgcTCATCGTCTTGTCCGGAAACTACAACTTCTTCAACCTGCTGACGTTGGCGCTCAGCCTGTCACTGCTGGATGATCAGCATGTACTATTCTGGCTACGCAGGGCAGACACGACCGACAACAATA AGTCCAGACTGTGGGCGTGGCTGTGTTACCTGGTGGAACTGGCAGTTTGGTCCCTCATAGTCTTTGGATCAATTATTTGCTTTGACCTGAAGATGGATACGGCGAAGAATGCCATCTCCTCCAGGACAG CCATCACATTTCACCAGTTTAACCAGTTTCTGAAGACTGTCACAATCCCCTCTATCTGGATTGgggttctctctctcacctgggaAATGATAACAGCGATGTTCAG GTGTGCATGCGTCTCTGGTTTCCTGAAGAGGTTTTGTGGCACCGTTCAGTGGACCGtgctcgctgctgctgctgctgctgccatgttCACTGTCAGTCTG GTGCCCTACACCTATATGGAGCGTGATTCTCATGCCAGGTTGTGGCCAGGAGTGCGTCGGACCTATGAGCTTGTGGATCGCTACCAGCTGGTCAACTCGTACGGCCTCTTCAGAAGAATGACAGGTGTTGGCGGGCGGCCAGAAGTGGTCATCGAGGGAAGCCATGATGGAATCACGTGGATG GAGATTGAGTTCATGTATAAGCCCGGGAACCTAAGTGCACCCCCcgcca TGGTTACGCCTCACCAGCCCAGGTTGGACTGGCAGATGTGGTTTGCTGCTCTTGGGCCTCACACTCAGGCTCCGTGGTTCACCAGCCTCATGTACAGACTGCTGCAGGGAAAGAGAGATG TGATCGAGTTGATTCAGACGGATGTGTCCCAGTATCCGTTCCACCAGCAGCCTCCTGCCTACGTCCGAGCTCATCGCTACAGATACTGGTTCACTCAACCCAAAGCTGATGG TTCTTACCCAGAGCGCTGGTGGAGGAGGGTCTATGATGAAGAATTCTATCCCACAGTGCACCTGGGCCACACGGCCCTGGAGAGCATGCTCAATCAGCACGGACTCAAG GACAAATCGCCAGCACGTCCCATGTCCAACAGGACCGCAGCCAAGGGGGTGAGGTGGGTGCGCTCTCAGGTCAGAGGAGTTCCTGCCCACATACTCATCTGGACCCTCATTGCCTGCAGCGCcaccctctgtctcctccagggATTGCTTAAAGGGAACAAAGGGACTCCACTTACTCATGAGGCTGCTGCGACTGTGAACGGTCATACAGGAAATTCAGATGATCataagaaggaggaggaagacgaagaagaagagcacagtgaagaagagaaggaccATGTTGGTGATGACgaagagggtgaggaagaagaagaagaagaggaggaggaggaggaggaggagaaggatgaggaggatgacaaagaaaaagatgagaTTGTCCCAAAGGAAAAAATTTGA